From the Manis javanica isolate MJ-LG chromosome 11, MJ_LKY, whole genome shotgun sequence genome, one window contains:
- the MAJIN gene encoding membrane-anchored junction protein isoform X1, which produces MGLRPFTYPFPETRFLHAGPNVYKFKIRYGNSNREEEIENKEVIIQELEDSIRVVLGNVDHLQPFATEHFIVFPYKSKWERVSHLKFRHGEIVLVPYPFVFTLYVEMKWCHENLSLGKPTNHSPLGLGLPDREAAGALMRKRKCMQVPSAPSRPGLDRAEIGTSSQSPSKKKPPVEIRKNRERKTQQEWQETPAFDVTDVQEQDSKWRDSPAGQPVLPSPQNNLPPPTGPTELGSSGFFGFLSSLFPFRYFFRKSSQ; this is translated from the exons ATGGGTTTAAGACCCTTCACCTACCCATTTCCAGAGACGAGGTTTCTTCATGCAGGACCCAATGTATATAAATTCAAAATCAGATATGGCAACAGCAACAG AGaggaagagatagaaaataaagaagtcatcATCCAGGAGCTGGAG GATTCTATTCGTGTGGTCTTAGGAAATGTGGACCATCTGCAGCCATTTGCTACAGAACACTTCATTGTGTTTCCCT ATAAAAGCAAATGGGAAAGAGTGTCCCACCTGAAATTCAGACATGGGGAAATTGTCTTGGTCCCCTATCCATTTGTTTTCACTTTATACGTGGAGATGAAATGGTGTCATGAAAACCTGTCACTTG GGAAACCAACAAACCACAGTCCTCTTGGGTTG GGCCTACCGGACAGGGAAGCAGCAGGAGCCTTGATGAGGAAGCGAAAATGCATGCAAGTGCCCAGCGCCCCCAGCAGGCCAGGCCTGGACAG GGCCGAGATTGGGACTTCCAGCCAAAGCCCCAGCAAAAAGAAGCCCCCTGTGGAAATCAGGAAG AACAGGGAAAGAAAAACCCAGCAGGAATGGCAGGAGACCCCAGCGTTTGATGTCACTGATGTCCAGGAACAGG ATTCTAAGTGGAGGGACAGCCCAGCAGGGCAGCCTGTCCTACCATCACCACAGAACAATCTGCCTCCACCTACAGGACCCACAGAGCTGGGATCCAGCGGCTTCTTCGGGTTTCTCAG CTCTCTCTTCCCGTTTAGGTATTTCTtcaggaagagcagccagtga
- the MAJIN gene encoding membrane-anchored junction protein isoform X2 — MGLRPFTYPFPETRFLHAGPNVYKFKIRYGNSNREEEIENKEVIIQELEDSIRVVLGNVDHLQPFATEHFIVFPYKSKWERVSHLKFRHGEIVLVPYPFVFTLYVEMKWCHENLSLGKPTNHSPLGLGLPDREAAGALMRKRKCMQVPSAPSRPGLDRAEIGTSSQSPSKKKPPVEIRKNRERKTQQEWQETPAFDVTDVQEQDSKWRDSPAGQPVLPSPQNNLPPPTGPTELGSSGFFGFLRYFFRKSSQ; from the exons ATGGGTTTAAGACCCTTCACCTACCCATTTCCAGAGACGAGGTTTCTTCATGCAGGACCCAATGTATATAAATTCAAAATCAGATATGGCAACAGCAACAG AGaggaagagatagaaaataaagaagtcatcATCCAGGAGCTGGAG GATTCTATTCGTGTGGTCTTAGGAAATGTGGACCATCTGCAGCCATTTGCTACAGAACACTTCATTGTGTTTCCCT ATAAAAGCAAATGGGAAAGAGTGTCCCACCTGAAATTCAGACATGGGGAAATTGTCTTGGTCCCCTATCCATTTGTTTTCACTTTATACGTGGAGATGAAATGGTGTCATGAAAACCTGTCACTTG GGAAACCAACAAACCACAGTCCTCTTGGGTTG GGCCTACCGGACAGGGAAGCAGCAGGAGCCTTGATGAGGAAGCGAAAATGCATGCAAGTGCCCAGCGCCCCCAGCAGGCCAGGCCTGGACAG GGCCGAGATTGGGACTTCCAGCCAAAGCCCCAGCAAAAAGAAGCCCCCTGTGGAAATCAGGAAG AACAGGGAAAGAAAAACCCAGCAGGAATGGCAGGAGACCCCAGCGTTTGATGTCACTGATGTCCAGGAACAGG ATTCTAAGTGGAGGGACAGCCCAGCAGGGCAGCCTGTCCTACCATCACCACAGAACAATCTGCCTCCACCTACAGGACCCACAGAGCTGGGATCCAGCGGCTTCTTCGGGTTTCTCAG GTATTTCTtcaggaagagcagccagtga
- the GPHA2 gene encoding glycoprotein hormone alpha-2 translates to MASPRTLLLCLLVLAVTGGWGRQVASPGCHLHPFNVTVRSDRQGTCQGSHVAQACVGHCESSAFPSRYSVLVASGYRHNITSVSRCCTISGLRKVKVQLQCWGDRREELAIFTARACQCDMCRLSRY, encoded by the exons ATGGCGTCCCCCCGAACGCTGCTCCTTTGCCTGCTGGTCCTGGCGGTCACTGGAGGCTGGGGTCGGCAGGTGGCCAGCCCAGGCTGCCACTTGCACC CCTTCAATGTGACAGTGCGAAGTGACCGCCAAGGCACCTGCCAGGGCTCCCATGTGGCCCAGGCTTGTGTGGGCCACTGCGAGTCCAGTGCCTTCCCTTCCCGGTACTCCGTGCTGGTGGCCAGTGGCTACCGACACAACATCACCTCCGTCTCTCGGTGCTGCACCATCAGCGGCCTGAGGAAG gtgaAGGTGCAGCTGCAGTGCTGGGGGGACCGGAGGGAGGAGCTGGCGATCTTCACTGCCAGGGCCTGCCAGTGTGACATGTGTCGCCTTTCCCGCTACTAG